From a region of the Cucumis sativus cultivar 9930 chromosome 6, Cucumber_9930_V3, whole genome shotgun sequence genome:
- the LOC101208924 gene encoding 60S ribosomal protein L32-1 — protein MAVPLLTKKIVKKRVKQFKRPQSDRKISVKTNWRRPKGIDSRVRRKFKGCTLMPNIGYGTDKKTRHYLPNGFKKFVVHNVTELELLMMHNRTYCAEIAHDVSTRKRKEIVERAAQLDVVVTNKLARLRSQEDE, from the exons ATGGCGGTGCCGTTGCTGACGAAGAAGATTGTTAAGAAGAGGGTTAAGCAGTTCAAGAGACCCCAGAGCGACCGCAAGATCTCTGTCAAA ACAAACTGGCGTAGACCAAAGGGTATTGATTCTCGTGTTCGAAGGAAGTTCAAAGGATGCACTTTGATGCCAAACATTGGTTATGGTACTGACAAGAAAACCCGTCACTATCTTCCAAATGGATTCAAGAAGTTCGTTGTGCACAATGTCACAGAGCTTGAACTGTTGATGATGCACAATAG GACTTACTGTGCTGAGATTGCACACGATGTGTCCacaagaaaaaggaaggagATTGTGGAGAGAGCTGCCCAGCTCGATGTAGTTGTCACCAACAAGCTTGCTAGGTTGCGCAGCCAGGAGGATGAATGA
- the LOC105436044 gene encoding rho GTPase-activating protein gacV: MTATEREEEGNSSTTNIVEIKNELVEFEPEPEQEDINGLLNLASKDAYFYDGQPQIEIEKEEDAEESERSTKRIRTAEPDEEESSSIKNASNLDVNQLELGIDPLEVMEEIILKYHDLINEIYQMLKDEQKDEQKDKQKDEQKDEQKDEQKDEQKDEQQDEQKDEQKDEQEDEQEDEQTDEHKKVKIQWQKWRDILDKGNLMVEDLNGSLKTVEIEMEWMKSVDELHREYSIRKTHVPDLLALLRDINERIESSPNFKVVSDMKKRDGVLKMCLDELETSQEELAEMVEVIQELKELHLQDDEDDEAVAGRILEEIGVEEVEKFNAEFDEVLKEMDELDDVLKEMGYRTC; the protein is encoded by the coding sequence ATGACAGCTacagagagagaagaagaaggcaatTCATCCACCACGAATATTGTAGAAATCAAGAACGAACTAGTTGAATTTGAACCAGAACCAGAACAAGAAGATATTAACGGTCTGTTGAACCTAGCGTCGAAGGATGCCTATTTCTATGATGGTCAACCTCAAATAGAGATTGAGAAGGAGGAAGATGCCGAAGAATCTGAGAGGTCAACGAAACGAATAAGAACCGCAGAACCCGACGAAGAAGAATCATCGTCGATAAAGAATGCCTCGAATTTGGATGTAAATCAACTTGAATTGGGAATCGATCCTCTTGAAGTAATGGAGGAAATCATATTGAAATACCACGACCTCATTAACGAAATATATCAAATGTTGAAAGATGAACAGAAAGATGAACAGAAAGATAAACAGAAAGATGAACAGAAAGATGAACAGAAAGATGAACAGAAAGATGAACAGAAAGATGAACAGCAAGATGAACAGAAAGATGAACAGAAAGATGAGCAGGAAGATGAGCAGGAAGATGAACAGACAGATGAACATAAGAAAGTAAAAATCCAATGGCAGAAATGGCGAGATATTCTTGACAAAGGAAATCTGATGGTTGAGGATCTGAATGGAAGTTTGAAAACGGTGGAAATAGAAATGGAATGGATGAAATCCGTAGATGAATTACATAGAGAATATTCTATAAGAAAAACCCATGTTCCTGATCTACTAGCTTTACTTCGAGACATAAATGAGCGTATAGAATCATCACCTAATTTCAAAGTTGTTTCAGACATGAAGAAAAGGGATGGAGtgttaaaaatgtgtttagaTGAACTTGAGACATCCCAGGAAGAATTGGCTGAAATGGTTGAAGTAATCCAAGAACTGAAGGAATTACATTTacaagatgatgaagatgatgaagctGTAGCAGGTAGAATACTGGAAGAAATAGGAGTTGAAGAGGTTGAAAAATTTAATGCAGAATTTGATGAAGTGCTAAAAGAAATGGATGAACTTGATGATGTGCTAAAAGAAATGGGGTATAGAACCTGCTGA